Proteins from a genomic interval of Nitrososphaerota archaeon:
- a CDS encoding DNA topoisomerase VI subunit B: protein MNEVKFEQISPADFFYRNRDIAGFTNPSRALYMSIRELVENSLDACEIGEILPLIKIKLTILEEKGETEIYRLYVEDNGIGVDAEHIPRAFATVLYGSKYSNKQSRGTFGLGGTMALLYGQITTNQPATVISSKGKDIHEYKLMIDIVENKPRILDHKVHCNNNNWRGTIVDFTLEADYQNSKRKIIEYLRETSIANPHATISFIDPKGRLYLFERVVNNAPKPPKEALPHPLGIDAEAMIRLLSETKAKNLFNFLTTNFQKVGAKTAKEILELAGLPLTMNTKKLKHEDVTKLIEAIKKYKNFRAPDASTLSPIGIEFLKAGIIKEFQPEFIEVVQRPPSAYSGFPFIVEVALAYGGKIPISDTYQLHRFANKIPLLYDERADVSWKVVFEKINWNNYKVPKEAALAIFVHLCSTRIPYKTVGKEAIADRPEIEREITIAIREAARSLKNHLSKIEKREEKKKRLNIFIKYLPKIAQFSAKLSNRKKIPSIEPLLKSIGLEQIQIEESTT from the coding sequence ATGAATGAAGTAAAATTTGAACAAATATCTCCAGCTGACTTCTTTTATCGTAATAGAGATATTGCTGGATTTACAAATCCAAGTAGAGCACTATATATGTCGATAAGAGAACTTGTGGAAAATAGCTTAGATGCTTGTGAAATAGGTGAAATTCTTCCATTAATAAAAATAAAATTAACAATATTAGAAGAAAAAGGAGAGACAGAGATATATCGTCTTTATGTAGAAGATAATGGTATAGGTGTAGATGCTGAACATATTCCACGCGCTTTTGCAACAGTTCTTTATGGATCTAAGTATAGTAATAAACAAAGTAGAGGAACTTTTGGTTTAGGAGGAACAATGGCATTACTTTATGGGCAAATAACTACTAATCAACCTGCTACAGTAATATCTAGTAAAGGTAAAGATATTCATGAATATAAATTGATGATAGATATTGTTGAAAATAAGCCAAGAATATTAGATCATAAAGTTCATTGTAACAATAATAATTGGAGAGGAACAATAGTAGATTTTACTCTTGAAGCTGATTATCAAAATTCTAAAAGAAAAATAATAGAATATTTAAGAGAAACATCTATAGCAAATCCACATGCAACAATAAGTTTTATCGATCCTAAAGGAAGATTATATCTTTTTGAAAGAGTCGTTAATAATGCTCCAAAACCTCCTAAGGAAGCTTTACCACATCCATTAGGTATAGATGCTGAAGCAATGATTCGTCTTTTATCGGAAACAAAAGCAAAAAATCTTTTTAATTTCTTAACTACAAATTTTCAGAAAGTTGGAGCTAAAACAGCTAAGGAAATACTCGAATTAGCTGGTTTACCATTAACAATGAATACAAAGAAGCTCAAACATGAAGATGTTACAAAGCTTATAGAAGCAATTAAAAAATATAAAAATTTTAGGGCTCCTGATGCTTCTACTTTATCTCCAATAGGAATAGAATTTTTAAAAGCAGGAATTATAAAAGAATTCCAACCAGAATTTATAGAAGTAGTACAAAGACCACCATCAGCATATAGTGGATTTCCCTTCATAGTTGAAGTTGCTTTAGCTTATGGTGGAAAAATTCCAATAAGTGATACTTATCAATTACATAGATTTGCTAATAAAATTCCATTATTATATGATGAAAGAGCTGATGTTTCATGGAAAGTAGTTTTTGAAAAAATAAATTGGAATAATTATAAAGTTCCAAAAGAAGCAGCATTAGCAATATTTGTTCATTTATGTTCAACGAGAATTCCTTATAAAACTGTTGGAAAAGAAGCTATTGCAGATAGACCTGAAATTGAACGTGAAATTACTATTGCAATACGCGAAGCTGCAAGATCTTTAAAAAATCATCTCTCAAAAATAGAGAAAAGAGAAGAAAAGAAGAAAAGGCTTAATATTTTTATTAAATATTTACCTAAGATTGCTCAATTTTCTGCTAAATTATCGAATCGCAAAAAAATTCCAAGTATAGAACCTTTGCTAAAATCTATTGGATTAGAACAAATTCAAATAGAAGAATCTACTACTTAA
- a CDS encoding adenylate kinase family protein — protein MYNVILLTGTPGSGKTLIGEKLAKNLEGVFIDIPTLVKKKKLFSYYDRKYRSYIVNLRKLREELNKIYKMEERKIVISSHFPIYIPKEKLCKVIVLRCNPLILIKRLKKRKYPYKKIRDNIVSELIDLIYYEAIKYYGKKIVFQLDVSNKKISEILKEISLILLKNGKQNTIDWISSLEKMGKLDFILKYIERKK, from the coding sequence ATGTATAATGTAATATTATTAACTGGAACTCCTGGAAGCGGAAAAACTTTAATTGGAGAAAAATTAGCTAAAAATCTTGAAGGAGTATTTATAGATATTCCTACTTTAGTTAAAAAGAAAAAACTCTTTTCTTATTATGATAGAAAATATAGATCTTATATAGTTAATTTAAGAAAATTAAGAGAAGAATTAAATAAAATATATAAAATGGAAGAAAGGAAAATAGTCATTTCTTCTCATTTCCCTATATACATTCCTAAAGAAAAACTTTGTAAAGTCATTGTTTTAAGATGTAATCCATTAATTCTTATTAAGAGATTAAAGAAAAGAAAATATCCTTATAAAAAAATTAGGGATAATATTGTTTCTGAATTAATAGATTTAATTTATTATGAAGCTATAAAATATTATGGTAAAAAAATAGTATTTCAATTAGATGTAAGTAATAAAAAAATCAGTGAAATTTTAAAAGAAATATCTTTAATTCTTTTAAAAAATGGTAAACAAAATACTATTGATTGGATTTCTTCTTTAGAAAAAATGGGTAAACTTGATTTTATTCTAAAATATATAGAAAGAAAAAAATGA
- a CDS encoding helicase HerA-like domain-containing protein, with translation MKIKKEIFHNFLPFSSPYTFTRILPSVNDDHRDVEGENSQEKIYLGWSIESNFEKDKEYLSINNINKHIIIFGSTGTGKTTTSMSIALRLWEKGFPILILDWHNEYGKIAEKINGKVFSLGKDNSCSINPFKPLFLEDDIYTHIDMLCDIFSETFNFSAPQSYMFLKALVEEYKARGFLDKEVKKLEAPNLLAILERIQKMAPYSRFDYEIKMALERRLQPLTLGQLGEVFCGENIIKINDIMQGFTVIELGHIKSYLSKRILLYLILKLIYDYCIHRGKINKLVHVTVIEEAQNIVPMKKDSEIPSIGERLIFDVRKFGEGIILIAQLPSQISSNITKNVSIRIIHAIKGRNDIIYSLKKNRTYEGEKILQSLREGEAIIDNIGKKNAKIIYIEPHKLLQIG, from the coding sequence ATAAAAATAAAGAAGGAGATATTCCATAATTTCTTACCTTTTTCATCACCTTACACTTTTACTAGAATTCTTCCAAGTGTAAATGATGATCATAGAGATGTTGAGGGGGAAAATTCTCAAGAAAAAATATATTTAGGTTGGTCGATTGAAAGTAATTTCGAAAAAGATAAAGAATATTTAAGTATTAATAATATAAATAAGCATATCATTATTTTTGGTTCAACAGGAACAGGAAAAACAACAACTAGTATGTCTATTGCTCTTAGATTATGGGAAAAGGGATTTCCAATTTTAATCTTAGATTGGCATAATGAATATGGAAAAATTGCTGAAAAAATTAATGGAAAAGTTTTTTCACTAGGGAAAGACAATTCATGTTCAATTAATCCTTTTAAACCATTATTCTTGGAAGATGATATATATACTCATATAGATATGCTATGTGATATTTTTTCTGAAACTTTTAATTTTTCAGCACCACAATCATATATGTTTCTTAAAGCTTTAGTAGAAGAGTATAAAGCAAGAGGTTTCTTAGATAAAGAAGTGAAGAAGCTTGAAGCTCCAAATTTATTAGCTATTTTAGAAAGAATTCAAAAAATGGCGCCATATTCAAGGTTTGATTATGAAATCAAAATGGCTTTAGAAAGAAGATTACAACCATTAACTTTAGGACAATTAGGAGAAGTTTTTTGTGGAGAAAACATTATAAAAATTAATGATATAATGCAAGGGTTTACAGTTATTGAATTAGGACATATTAAAAGCTATTTATCGAAAAGAATTTTATTATATTTAATTTTAAAATTGATTTATGATTATTGCATTCATAGGGGAAAGATAAATAAGCTTGTTCATGTAACAGTAATTGAAGAAGCACAAAATATAGTTCCTATGAAAAAAGATTCTGAGATACCATCGATAGGGGAGAGATTAATTTTTGATGTTAGAAAATTCGGTGAAGGAATAATACTAATAGCTCAACTTCCATCACAAATATCAAGTAATATTACTAAAAATGTTTCAATAAGAATAATACATGCAATAAAAGGGAGAAATGACATAATATATTCTCTTAAGAAAAATAGAACATATGAAGGAGAGAAGATTCTTCAAAGTTTAAGAGAAGGAGAAGCAATAATAGATAATATAGGAAAAAAGAATGCTAAAATCATTTATATAGAACCACATAAATTACTTCAAATTGGATAA